From one Bacteriovorax sp. BAL6_X genomic stretch:
- a CDS encoding fumarylacetoacetate hydrolase family protein has protein sequence MKICQYVNHGTHRPEPRLGILLDNGLVIDPNNVWACDYEREGYFNFWQRANHTCPPSLLEVLQTKDDPIDFLGECYGLYLFLEKVGDLTLRDGTPIAFKSDEINLKAPIDKIPNYRDFYAHEKHVAAGFKKRNEPIPEAWYEIPAYYKGPTHGFIGHNQEVLWPHYTNILDYELELGMVIAKDGINIREEDAKDHIFGFTILNDISARDIQKKEMAVRLGPAKGKDFCSVIGPVITTFDEFDFKEPNLKMTATVNGEKWSEGFSGDSHYSWAQMIAHVSQDEWVLSGDLFGSGTVGTGCGLEIDKWLKPGDEITLEVEGIGKLTNKIGPQRGTR, from the coding sequence ATGAAAATTTGCCAATATGTAAATCATGGAACTCATCGCCCAGAACCTCGTCTAGGTATCTTATTAGACAATGGACTCGTAATTGACCCTAATAATGTTTGGGCATGTGATTATGAAAGAGAAGGATATTTCAACTTTTGGCAAAGAGCTAACCATACTTGCCCACCTTCTCTTTTAGAAGTTTTACAAACGAAAGATGATCCTATCGACTTCCTGGGTGAATGTTATGGCCTTTACCTATTCTTAGAAAAAGTTGGTGACCTTACTCTTAGAGATGGAACACCAATTGCTTTTAAATCTGATGAGATTAATCTTAAAGCACCAATTGATAAAATCCCAAACTACCGCGACTTCTACGCACATGAAAAGCACGTCGCTGCTGGTTTTAAAAAAAGAAATGAGCCAATTCCGGAAGCATGGTATGAAATCCCGGCTTACTACAAAGGGCCAACACATGGATTCATTGGACACAACCAAGAAGTTCTATGGCCACATTATACAAATATTCTAGACTACGAGTTAGAACTAGGAATGGTCATTGCAAAAGATGGTATTAATATTCGCGAAGAAGATGCAAAAGATCACATCTTTGGATTTACAATTCTAAATGATATTTCGGCCCGTGATATCCAAAAGAAAGAAATGGCCGTACGCCTTGGACCAGCAAAAGGTAAAGACTTTTGTTCTGTCATTGGACCAGTAATCACAACATTTGATGAATTCGATTTTAAAGAGCCAAATCTTAAAATGACAGCAACAGTTAACGGTGAAAAATGGTCAGAAGGATTCTCTGGAGACTCTCACTATAGCTGGGCACAAATGATTGCTCACGTCTCGCAAGATGAATGGGTATTATCTGGAGACCTATTCGGCTCGGGTACTGTTGGAACTGGATGTGGTTTAGAAATTGATAAGTGGCTTAAGCCAGGCGATGAAATCACTCTAGAAGTAGAAGGGATTGGAAAACTAACAAACAAGATTGGACCACAAAGAGGTACAAGATAA
- the pssA gene encoding CDP-diacylglycerol--serine O-phosphatidyltransferase encodes MTRYDGQPHKLTFFLPNVFTALNMGCGFASIIMATKGMFYPACMILLLGAIFDSVDGRIARLTGTQSQFGEQFDSISDVISFGMAPALIIYFKYFQNLGRPGVVISFLYLLCGALRLARFNANINKVPSNYFQGLPIPGGALAIIGFIMVTLEFNFGEYQSYYAAAYVIFYSLLMISNIPFNSFKNSDYVRKNRRKVLAMILLILVLILIYEQLMIFVLITAYVVGCLVYNIFSKDTKVELFDWEEKDEESES; translated from the coding sequence ATGACAAGATATGACGGACAACCACATAAGCTAACTTTTTTCTTACCAAATGTTTTTACAGCATTAAATATGGGATGTGGATTTGCCTCAATTATTATGGCAACAAAGGGTATGTTCTATCCTGCTTGTATGATTCTACTACTGGGTGCAATCTTTGATAGTGTTGACGGAAGAATTGCTCGCCTTACAGGGACTCAGTCTCAATTTGGTGAACAATTTGACTCTATTAGTGATGTTATCTCTTTTGGTATGGCACCGGCCTTAATTATTTACTTTAAGTATTTTCAAAATCTTGGAAGACCAGGAGTTGTTATCTCGTTTTTGTATCTACTATGTGGTGCTCTAAGACTTGCAAGATTTAATGCAAATATTAATAAGGTACCATCTAATTACTTCCAAGGGCTTCCAATTCCTGGAGGCGCCTTAGCGATTATTGGCTTTATTATGGTGACACTAGAGTTCAACTTTGGTGAGTATCAGAGCTATTATGCAGCGGCATACGTGATTTTCTATTCCCTACTAATGATCTCAAATATTCCGTTTAATTCATTTAAAAATTCGGATTATGTAAGAAAAAATCGCCGCAAGGTTCTTGCGATGATTCTTCTCATTCTAGTATTAATCCTTATTTACGAGCAACTGATGATTTTTGTGCTGATTACTGCCTATGTTGTTGGATGTTTAGTGTATAATATTTTTAGTAAGGATACTAAAGTTGAATTATTCGACTGGGAAGAAAAAGATGAAGAAAGCGAGTCTTAA
- a CDS encoding flavin reductase family protein → MAIFDTTKQDFKDNYKLLIGSVVPRPIAVVSTVNEDGTSNIAPFSFFTVVSANPMIIGFTPMIRSSDGEQKDTLKNILRQKEFVVNFVTQHNYEKVNLCSTELPHGESEFDFAKLTELDSEVVTPKRMKESPIHFECKLRDTLSYGDIPGTGTFVTGEVVRVHVEDELLDSGRIDQDKYAPIGRGAGNDWIVCDHRVQIERLMKAQIQK, encoded by the coding sequence ATGGCAATTTTTGATACAACGAAACAAGATTTTAAAGACAATTATAAATTATTAATCGGCTCAGTTGTTCCAAGGCCAATCGCTGTTGTTTCAACTGTTAATGAAGATGGTACAAGTAATATTGCACCATTCTCATTTTTCACAGTGGTAAGTGCAAATCCAATGATCATCGGATTCACTCCAATGATTCGCTCAAGCGACGGAGAACAAAAAGACACTCTAAAGAATATTCTTCGCCAAAAAGAGTTCGTCGTAAACTTTGTGACTCAACATAACTACGAAAAAGTAAACTTATGTTCAACAGAGCTTCCTCATGGTGAATCAGAATTCGACTTTGCTAAACTTACAGAATTAGATTCTGAAGTTGTAACGCCAAAGAGAATGAAAGAGTCACCAATCCACTTTGAGTGTAAACTTAGGGATACACTAAGCTATGGAGATATTCCAGGAACAGGTACTTTCGTGACAGGTGAAGTTGTTCGTGTTCACGTGGAAGACGAACTCCTTGATAGTGGTAGAATCGATCAAGATAAATATGCCCCAATAGGTAGAGGCGCAGGAAATGACTGGATCGTCTGTGATCACAGGGTTCAAATTGAGCGTTTAATGAAGGCCCAAATTCAAAAATAA
- the tig gene encoding trigger factor — MTYKVEQVNDCTKKLSFSFDNLDLSEQISVALKEKQKSVSIKGFRKGKAPIAMVEKLYRPQVEGDALNRFVQKELFEAINKEDLKVVGYPNFENMDYKDGKSVSFDAVVEIFPTVELKDFSKLSFTKDTVEVTEEDVDKVRKNYLAPKAEMVEAAEGTALANGLFAVMNFEGEKADGEKPENMKGEEYLLEIGSGQFIPGFEEQMTGMKAGEKKTLEVTFPSEYHVEELKEAKVKFHVELLEIKERKLPDFTDEVAKELGFESVEDFKAKTQENLTKQNERQAAEKLNQEILEKLISENSFDVPSTMIAQQKEHLKNDLANNLKQQGFTEDMLGEYFEKWAGDLDEKALFQVKSGLILDHLANKYEVESTDADFDAKIEESASLSGLTADQVKEFYTKDERMKANLMYAIREEKTFAKLHSELKIK, encoded by the coding sequence ATGACTTATAAAGTAGAACAAGTTAATGACTGCACAAAAAAATTATCTTTTTCATTCGATAACCTAGATCTATCTGAGCAAATTTCAGTTGCTCTTAAAGAGAAGCAAAAATCAGTTTCAATCAAAGGTTTCAGAAAAGGTAAAGCGCCAATCGCTATGGTTGAAAAACTATACCGTCCACAAGTTGAAGGTGATGCTCTAAATCGTTTCGTTCAAAAAGAACTTTTTGAAGCAATCAATAAAGAAGATCTTAAAGTAGTTGGTTACCCTAACTTTGAAAATATGGATTACAAAGATGGAAAGTCTGTATCATTTGATGCTGTTGTTGAAATCTTCCCAACTGTAGAACTTAAAGATTTCTCAAAACTATCTTTCACAAAAGATACAGTTGAAGTAACTGAAGAAGATGTTGATAAAGTACGTAAGAACTACCTTGCTCCAAAAGCAGAAATGGTTGAAGCAGCTGAAGGTACAGCACTTGCTAACGGACTATTCGCTGTTATGAACTTCGAAGGTGAAAAAGCTGATGGTGAAAAACCTGAAAATATGAAAGGTGAAGAATACCTTTTAGAGATTGGTTCTGGTCAATTCATCCCAGGATTCGAAGAACAAATGACTGGTATGAAAGCTGGTGAGAAGAAGACTCTAGAAGTAACTTTCCCATCAGAGTATCACGTAGAAGAACTGAAAGAAGCAAAAGTTAAGTTCCATGTTGAACTTCTTGAAATCAAAGAAAGAAAACTTCCGGACTTTACTGATGAAGTAGCTAAAGAGCTAGGTTTTGAATCTGTAGAAGATTTTAAAGCTAAAACTCAAGAGAACTTAACTAAGCAAAATGAAAGACAAGCAGCTGAGAAGTTAAATCAAGAAATTCTTGAAAAACTAATCTCTGAAAATAGCTTTGACGTTCCATCAACTATGATTGCTCAACAAAAAGAGCACCTAAAGAATGATCTTGCAAATAATCTTAAGCAACAAGGTTTCACTGAAGATATGCTAGGTGAGTACTTTGAAAAATGGGCAGGTGACTTAGATGAAAAAGCTCTTTTCCAAGTTAAGTCAGGGCTAATTCTAGACCACCTTGCAAATAAGTACGAAGTTGAATCAACTGATGCAGACTTTGATGCAAAAATCGAAGAAAGCGCAAGCCTTTCTGGTCTAACTGCTGACCAAGTAAAAGAATTTTACACAAAAGATGAGCGTATGAAAGCAAATCTTATGTATGCAATCCGTGAAGAAAAAACTTTTGCAAAACTTCACTCAGAATTAAAAATTAAATAA
- the rseP gene encoding RIP metalloprotease RseP, whose product MLEKIIIFILFLGPLVFFHELGHFLFARLFGVRVEVFSIGFGPKLFRWKKGDTEYAISLIPLGGYVKMFGDDPFNKDGISEEEKKFSFIHKKKWQRFWIVFGGPLANFILAFFIFFALFLTGEKVPEIKIGNVAKETRFYKLGFRSGDIVNKVNEHLVTSPSDIVLESDGHISSLTVVRLGRKEVVKVDMKPEQFFEEMVKYPPFLLLPIVKSADGNLFIVSKGNKPNTDYSLEELAIEAGHLDLFPVKSIDSETSQPIFDKEAKAVAHLDVTNGLKHALFTHNYFPMDLVVKSVQMKSPADKAGLLAGDIITSVNGKEVNSFDELRGEIQENEGQASLKVIRKGEVKEFNITPDVRTENGKTVKLIGVYSHGIYAAGKYVTTEPMNFFKAIPRSLYRTWDGVVKTFEGFKKLITAEVSLKNIGGPLTIGKVASDSFNTSISYFFQLMALISINLGVINLFPIPVLDGGHIVFLILEAINGGPLSRRKLEIAQQFGLSILLLLMIGALFNDFTRFF is encoded by the coding sequence ATGTTAGAGAAAATTATTATATTTATTTTATTTTTAGGTCCTCTCGTATTTTTTCATGAGCTAGGGCATTTTTTATTTGCAAGACTCTTTGGTGTAAGAGTTGAAGTCTTTTCAATTGGTTTTGGTCCAAAATTATTTAGATGGAAAAAAGGTGATACTGAGTATGCCATCTCTTTAATTCCTCTTGGTGGATATGTGAAGATGTTTGGAGATGATCCATTTAACAAAGATGGTATCTCTGAAGAAGAAAAGAAGTTTTCTTTTATTCATAAGAAAAAGTGGCAAAGATTTTGGATTGTTTTTGGAGGTCCACTTGCTAACTTTATTCTTGCATTCTTTATCTTCTTTGCTCTTTTCTTAACAGGTGAAAAAGTTCCAGAAATTAAAATTGGAAATGTTGCCAAAGAGACACGTTTTTATAAGTTAGGCTTTAGAAGTGGCGACATTGTTAATAAAGTTAATGAACATCTGGTAACTTCTCCAAGTGATATCGTACTGGAGAGTGATGGCCACATTAGTTCTTTAACTGTTGTGCGCCTTGGTCGTAAAGAAGTTGTGAAGGTTGATATGAAGCCTGAACAATTCTTTGAAGAAATGGTGAAGTATCCTCCATTCTTACTACTCCCAATTGTTAAATCAGCAGATGGTAATCTATTTATTGTTTCTAAAGGCAATAAACCAAATACTGACTATAGCTTAGAAGAATTGGCCATTGAAGCTGGGCACCTCGATCTATTTCCTGTGAAGTCTATCGATAGTGAAACAAGTCAGCCGATATTTGATAAGGAAGCTAAGGCCGTTGCACACTTAGATGTAACGAATGGACTTAAGCACGCTCTTTTTACTCATAACTACTTTCCTATGGACTTAGTTGTTAAAAGTGTTCAAATGAAGTCTCCTGCAGATAAGGCAGGTCTTTTGGCCGGAGATATTATTACTTCGGTAAATGGAAAAGAAGTTAACTCATTTGATGAGTTAAGAGGTGAGATCCAAGAAAATGAAGGTCAAGCTTCACTAAAAGTTATAAGAAAGGGTGAGGTTAAAGAGTTTAACATTACTCCTGACGTTAGAACTGAAAATGGAAAAACTGTTAAGCTAATTGGTGTTTACAGCCACGGTATTTATGCCGCTGGTAAATATGTTACAACTGAGCCAATGAATTTCTTCAAAGCTATTCCAAGAAGTTTATATCGTACATGGGATGGCGTTGTTAAAACATTTGAAGGTTTTAAAAAACTAATTACAGCGGAAGTTTCATTAAAGAATATTGGTGGGCCACTAACTATAGGTAAAGTTGCTTCAGATTCTTTCAATACTTCAATTTCTTATTTTTTCCAGTTGATGGCGTTAATTTCTATCAACCTTGGTGTTATTAACTTATTCCCAATTCCTGTATTAGATGGTGGGCATATTGTCTTTCTAATTTTAGAGGCCATTAATGGTGGTCCACTATCAAGAAGAAAATTAGAGATTGCTCAGCAATTTGGTCTTTCAATTCTTCTACTACTAATGATTGGGGCGTTGTTTAACGATTTTACGCGATTCTTCTAA
- the hisC gene encoding histidinol-phosphate transaminase, which yields MHHKDLVPEYLKNLQVYQAGKPIDEVVREKGLTKVSKLASNENPLGPSPYAIREMTRGLWDLHRYPDMHAYALKSKLAKMYDLQLDNIILGNGSEGIMAYIARAFLKPDDEVLTCDNTFIGFYILARSVGAKLNKVPLTEDYRFDVKALAENISDKTKIIYIANPNNPTGTYITKEEFDYLMKFVPPHVLVILDEAYFEFAQEFDDYPDSMNYRYDNVLTLRTFSKAYGLSGIRVGYGFGHPELIGYLTRVKLPFEPNLIGQLGAVGALEDRPHLERTLRNNRKRYDELMEFLTARHFAPIKSVTNFVTIKTGSSEASDFIFEELLNEGVIIRKLVANEMPEFIRISIGTKDEMYHFYEAFDRVLPAYNKRFRKELA from the coding sequence ATGCATCATAAAGATCTCGTACCAGAATACTTAAAAAATCTACAAGTTTACCAAGCTGGTAAACCAATCGATGAAGTAGTTAGAGAAAAGGGACTCACAAAAGTTTCTAAACTAGCTTCGAATGAAAACCCACTTGGGCCATCTCCTTATGCTATTCGTGAAATGACTCGTGGACTCTGGGACCTTCACCGCTATCCAGATATGCATGCCTATGCGCTAAAATCAAAACTAGCAAAGATGTATGATCTACAACTCGACAATATTATTCTTGGAAATGGTTCAGAAGGAATTATGGCCTATATTGCTCGCGCCTTCCTTAAGCCAGATGATGAAGTTCTAACTTGTGATAATACTTTCATTGGCTTTTATATTCTTGCCAGAAGTGTTGGAGCAAAACTTAATAAAGTCCCACTGACAGAAGACTACCGCTTCGACGTAAAAGCACTTGCAGAGAATATATCTGATAAAACTAAGATCATTTATATTGCAAATCCTAATAATCCAACAGGAACTTATATTACAAAAGAAGAGTTCGATTACCTTATGAAATTCGTGCCTCCTCATGTTCTTGTAATTCTAGATGAAGCTTATTTTGAATTTGCTCAAGAGTTTGATGATTACCCTGATTCGATGAACTACCGTTATGACAATGTTCTTACACTTAGAACATTCTCTAAAGCTTATGGACTTTCAGGTATTCGTGTCGGCTATGGCTTTGGTCACCCTGAATTAATTGGCTACCTTACAAGAGTGAAACTACCTTTTGAACCAAATCTAATTGGACAACTAGGAGCAGTGGGTGCTCTTGAAGATAGGCCACACCTTGAGCGTACACTTAGAAATAATCGCAAGCGTTATGATGAACTTATGGAGTTTTTAACAGCGAGACATTTTGCTCCAATAAAGTCAGTTACAAACTTTGTTACAATTAAAACTGGTAGTAGTGAAGCAAGTGACTTTATATTTGAAGAGCTTCTAAATGAAGGCGTCATTATTAGAAAGTTAGTCGCTAACGAGATGCCAGAATTTATTCGTATCAGTATTGGAACGAAGGATGAAATGTATCACTTCTATGAAGCGTTCGATCGCGTACTACCAGCATATAATAAAAGATTTAGAAAGGAACTTGCATGA
- a CDS encoding phosphatidate cytidylyltransferase produces MTNTQKRVLSAIVMIGIVALAYSIGVVGIEALLIVVSAACFYEFAKNFLSLKVTSIFTLINFVLLLGIQFWAMNNNHLFDGLLIPSIGCFLNLVLIGYLFISPMDSMNFVNLLKRVTILSMVIFLIPFLNLHSLLNRANWQALVIILLVFNFGMDTGAWFFGKNFGKTKLWPTVSPNKTVEGLIGGATTSGLLGTLVWYYLIGDFAVKYILIFFILGILSQVGDLIQSKLKRQIGVKDSSNLIPGHGGVYDRIDSLLFVIPFYTLLLSYKIL; encoded by the coding sequence ATGACAAATACTCAAAAAAGAGTCCTATCTGCCATTGTAATGATAGGTATCGTCGCATTAGCATATTCAATTGGAGTTGTTGGTATTGAGGCCCTTCTAATTGTTGTTAGTGCAGCTTGCTTCTATGAATTCGCAAAAAACTTTCTTTCCCTCAAGGTAACAAGTATTTTTACACTTATTAACTTTGTTCTTTTACTTGGAATACAGTTTTGGGCGATGAATAACAATCACTTATTTGATGGACTTCTTATTCCTTCTATTGGGTGCTTTTTAAATCTTGTTCTAATTGGCTACTTGTTCATTTCTCCAATGGACTCGATGAATTTTGTTAATCTTCTAAAACGAGTAACAATTTTAAGCATGGTAATATTCTTGATTCCATTTCTTAATCTTCATTCACTTCTTAATCGTGCCAATTGGCAAGCTCTTGTAATTATTCTATTAGTATTTAACTTTGGTATGGATACTGGTGCTTGGTTTTTTGGAAAGAACTTTGGAAAGACGAAGCTGTGGCCGACTGTAAGCCCTAATAAGACTGTTGAAGGTTTAATTGGCGGGGCCACAACATCAGGCCTATTGGGAACTTTAGTATGGTATTATTTAATAGGTGATTTTGCGGTAAAATATATACTGATCTTTTTTATTTTAGGTATTTTGAGTCAAGTTGGTGACTTAATTCAGTCTAAGTTGAAAAGACAAATAGGTGTAAAAGATAGCTCGAACTTAATTCCTGGGCACGGTGGAGTTTACGATCGAATTGATAGTCTTCTCTTTGTTATACCGTTTTACACACTATTATTGAGTTACAAGATTTTATAA
- the frr gene encoding ribosome recycling factor — protein sequence MINEIKSSLETGMSKSIDSLKHQLTKIRTGRASASVLDGVTVDYYGSPTPVNQVGQVSTPEARLLQIQPFDKTLISEIEKSIINANLGLNPSNDGNLIRIAFPALTEQTRKEQVKEIKKIGEDSKIAIRNARRDGNELVKKAEKAKEISEDDSKKFQTEIQTVTDKYTKQVDEIIAAKEKELLTL from the coding sequence ATGATTAATGAAATTAAATCATCATTAGAAACTGGTATGTCAAAGTCAATTGATTCACTAAAGCATCAATTAACAAAAATTAGAACTGGTCGAGCATCAGCTTCTGTATTAGATGGTGTTACTGTAGATTACTATGGTTCTCCAACTCCAGTTAATCAAGTTGGGCAGGTTTCAACTCCTGAAGCAAGGCTTCTTCAAATTCAACCATTTGATAAAACTCTTATCAGTGAAATTGAAAAATCAATCATCAATGCAAACTTAGGGCTTAACCCATCAAATGACGGTAATCTAATTAGAATTGCATTCCCTGCACTTACTGAACAAACAAGAAAAGAGCAGGTAAAAGAAATTAAAAAGATTGGTGAAGATAGTAAAATCGCAATTCGTAACGCTCGTCGTGACGGAAATGAACTTGTAAAGAAAGCTGAAAAAGCAAAAGAAATTTCTGAAGATGATTCAAAGAAGTTTCAAACTGAAATTCAGACTGTAACAGATAAGTATACAAAGCAAGTAGATGAGATCATTGCAGCAAAAGAGAAAGAACTTCTAACTCTTTAA
- a CDS encoding homogentisate 1,2-dioxygenase gives MATDNKMESFKASGVYTKQAHVDIPEGLYEEEHGRNGFFGRVSQLYHTQPPVNWTNISGDLKPKNLPSLFSHNDLQDDFRAILTNNDCELSLGTLTKSLDYFLRNADFDELYFVHEGSGTFETTYGHVPFVKGDYIVIPRGTTYTVKISQAAKFFQVESNSEFEEPSRGLLGPNALYDQTAKFTPEAALGSDQDWPQYDVRVKRLGEITTITYPFNPLTAKGWKGSVYPWKISIYDICPIMSHRYHIPPSGHTTFVARNFVVCSFVERPLEDKKHKVLKVPFYHSNIDFDEVLFYHQGNFFSRDNIDAGALTFHPQGVHHGPHPKAFEAGEDKLYTDEYAVMVDTRYPLKPTKWFEENENKDYWKSWM, from the coding sequence ATGGCAACAGATAATAAAATGGAAAGCTTCAAAGCAAGTGGTGTTTATACAAAGCAAGCTCACGTTGATATTCCGGAAGGCTTATACGAAGAAGAACATGGACGAAATGGCTTTTTTGGCCGTGTAAGCCAACTCTACCATACTCAACCTCCTGTCAACTGGACTAATATTTCAGGAGATTTAAAACCAAAGAATCTTCCATCTCTTTTTAGTCATAATGACCTACAGGATGATTTCCGTGCAATTTTAACAAATAATGACTGTGAACTTAGTCTAGGAACATTAACAAAATCACTCGATTATTTTTTAAGAAATGCTGACTTTGATGAGCTCTACTTTGTACACGAAGGTAGTGGTACTTTTGAAACAACCTATGGCCATGTACCATTTGTAAAAGGTGACTACATCGTTATACCTCGTGGAACAACTTATACCGTGAAAATTTCACAAGCTGCAAAGTTCTTTCAAGTTGAATCAAACTCTGAATTTGAAGAACCTTCACGTGGACTTCTTGGTCCCAATGCCCTTTATGATCAAACAGCAAAGTTCACACCTGAAGCAGCACTTGGAAGTGATCAAGATTGGCCACAGTATGATGTAAGAGTAAAAAGACTTGGAGAAATCACAACAATTACATATCCATTTAATCCTCTTACTGCTAAAGGCTGGAAAGGTTCTGTCTATCCATGGAAGATCTCAATCTATGATATCTGTCCAATCATGAGCCACCGTTATCATATTCCACCATCAGGGCACACAACTTTTGTAGCAAGAAACTTCGTTGTTTGTTCTTTTGTTGAAAGGCCTCTTGAGGATAAGAAACATAAAGTTTTAAAGGTTCCTTTCTATCATTCAAATATCGATTTTGATGAGGTTCTTTTCTATCACCAAGGGAATTTCTTCTCACGTGATAATATCGATGCAGGTGCTTTAACTTTTCACCCTCAGGGTGTTCACCATGGTCCGCACCCAAAGGCCTTCGAAGCAGGTGAAGATAAGTTATACACAGATGAGTATGCTGTCATGGTTGATACTCGCTATCCTTTAAAACCAACTAAATGGTTTGAAGAAAATGAAAACAAAGACTACTGGAAAAGTTGGATGTAA
- the truA gene encoding tRNA pseudouridine(38-40) synthase TruA → MSIYKVTFSYDGTDYFGWQKQIGQQSIQGEIEKVLKQLSKSDDIQVVGCGRTDTGVHAISQVTRVTLPIEIDPKALMRALNSQLPEAIKVLDSEYAPDDFQPVFNAESKTYRYVFSIKKQPNPYLRNYVTYLGNDLELDKLNEACQLFIGEHDFEGFSTKGTPVKSTIRKVTSCYVFESEMSYGPGLKENVFIMEITGNGFLKQMVRLIVSSIWSYAQGKISREVIVGQLTTPSVKKVAPTAPPQGLFLVKVEY, encoded by the coding sequence TTGAGTATCTATAAAGTTACGTTTTCTTACGATGGAACAGATTACTTTGGATGGCAGAAGCAGATTGGCCAGCAAAGTATCCAAGGTGAAATTGAAAAAGTTTTAAAACAATTATCTAAGTCTGATGATATACAAGTTGTTGGTTGCGGAAGAACTGATACAGGCGTTCACGCAATTTCTCAAGTTACTCGTGTAACTCTTCCAATTGAAATTGATCCAAAAGCACTTATGCGTGCGCTTAATAGTCAATTACCTGAAGCAATAAAAGTTTTAGACTCTGAATATGCACCTGACGATTTTCAACCAGTTTTTAACGCTGAGAGTAAGACATATCGATATGTATTCTCAATCAAGAAACAGCCTAATCCTTACTTAAGGAATTATGTAACTTATCTTGGAAATGATTTGGAGTTAGATAAGTTAAATGAAGCATGTCAGCTATTTATCGGTGAGCATGATTTTGAGGGCTTTTCTACGAAAGGAACACCTGTTAAGTCGACAATTCGCAAGGTGACAAGCTGCTATGTATTTGAAAGTGAAATGAGTTATGGGCCAGGGCTTAAAGAAAATGTCTTTATTATGGAAATAACTGGTAACGGCTTCTTAAAGCAGATGGTTCGCTTAATTGTTTCTAGTATCTGGTCGTACGCTCAAGGAAAGATTTCAAGAGAAGTTATTGTGGGCCAGTTGACAACTCCGAGTGTTAAAAAGGTTGCTCCGACAGCACCACCACAGGGCCTATTTTTGGTTAAGGTAGAGTATTAG
- the uppS gene encoding polyprenyl diphosphate synthase, with protein sequence MMNFQTSKLKHVAIIMDGNGRWAQNRAHRRVWGHVRGSSVVSDVVQKADDMGIKALTLYAFSTENWGRPPSEIRTLFLLLKKFLIKERTRVLKNNIKFNIIGDISKLPKDTIEIINRLKDESKDNTGLKLTFAFGYGGRAEIISAVNKLIAEDIEVTEENISQALHAPELGDVDLMIRTGGDQRISNFLLWQIAYGELYFTETMWPNFTCKEFENIIYEVEKRERRFGQVCETESLAASKNKIRKNIRLIN encoded by the coding sequence ATGATGAACTTTCAAACGTCTAAATTAAAACATGTTGCAATTATTATGGATGGCAATGGGCGCTGGGCACAGAACCGCGCTCATCGTCGTGTATGGGGACATGTGCGTGGAAGTTCTGTTGTTAGTGATGTTGTACAAAAAGCTGACGACATGGGAATTAAGGCCCTGACTCTTTATGCTTTCTCTACTGAGAACTGGGGCCGCCCACCTTCTGAAATTAGAACTCTTTTTCTTCTTTTAAAGAAATTTCTTATTAAAGAGAGAACGAGGGTTTTAAAAAATAATATTAAGTTCAATATTATTGGTGATATTTCAAAACTTCCTAAAGATACAATTGAAATTATTAATCGACTAAAAGATGAGTCGAAAGATAATACTGGTTTAAAACTTACTTTTGCATTTGGTTATGGTGGACGCGCTGAAATTATTAGTGCTGTAAACAAACTAATTGCTGAGGATATTGAAGTTACTGAGGAAAATATTTCTCAGGCCCTTCACGCCCCTGAATTAGGTGATGTTGATCTAATGATTAGAACTGGGGGAGATCAAAGAATCTCAAACTTTCTTTTATGGCAAATTGCATACGGTGAATTATATTTCACGGAAACGATGTGGCCAAATTTCACATGTAAAGAATTTGAAAATATTATTTATGAAGTCGAAAAACGCGAAAGACGTTTTGGGCAAGTTTGTGAAACTGAATCACTGGCCGCTTCAAAAAATAAGATTAGAAAGAATATTAGATTAATAAATTAA